In Thauera aromatica K172, one DNA window encodes the following:
- a CDS encoding TRAP transporter permease, which translates to MTATAVSPAAEATRKMLRVVFFSAILFSTFQLVTSAFSPLSSTVVRALHVGFLLLLTFLLHPWQGGQGRTSLATKAVGFAALILSGYHWVFEADLVQRAGELTDADMVVGIITLVLVFEAARRIMGFALPLICLGFLGYALFGEYLPGALAHRGYGLDQVVGQLAFGTEGIYGTPTYVSSSYIFLFILFGAFLEQAGMIDLFTDFALGTVGHTKGGPAKVAVVSSGLMGTINGSGVANVVTTGQFTIPLMKKFGYKPAFAGAVEATSSMGGQIMPPVMGAVAFIMAETINVPYVEIAKAAAIPALLYFFTVFWMVHLEAGRAGLKGLPKAECPDPWTAIRLRWYLLLPLAGLVYLLFAGFTPMFSGMVGLALTVVLLFGSAFARRLNGTSLRLLFWIALGLACSAFAQIGIIAVVAVVAVLAVLLAPRQDGRATLRVAVTALVDGALHALPVGVACALVGVIIGSLTLTGGATAFAGYIIQIGGESLFLSLVLTMLTCLVLGMGIPTIPNYIITSSIAAPALLELGVPLIVSHMFVFYFGIMADLTPPVALAAFAAAPIAKESGLKIGLRAVQIAIAGFVVPYMAVYAPELMLQGDKGLDATFYVVFKALLAVSLWGIAVVGHLRSPLNLLERVLAFAAASLLVVALPVTDEAGFALAALVLGWHVWRSRSAQALTV; encoded by the coding sequence ATGACTGCTACCGCCGTTTCGCCCGCTGCCGAGGCGACCAGGAAGATGCTGCGCGTGGTCTTCTTCAGCGCCATCCTGTTCTCCACTTTCCAGCTCGTCACCTCGGCCTTCAGCCCGTTGTCGAGCACCGTCGTGCGTGCGCTGCACGTCGGTTTCCTGCTGCTGCTGACTTTCCTGCTTCATCCCTGGCAGGGCGGGCAGGGGCGGACGAGCCTCGCGACCAAGGCGGTCGGCTTCGCCGCCCTGATCCTGTCGGGCTACCACTGGGTGTTCGAGGCCGACCTGGTGCAGCGTGCCGGCGAGCTGACCGATGCCGACATGGTGGTCGGCATCATCACTCTGGTGCTGGTGTTCGAGGCCGCGCGCCGCATCATGGGCTTCGCGCTGCCGCTGATCTGCCTCGGCTTTCTCGGCTACGCGCTGTTCGGCGAATACCTGCCCGGGGCGCTGGCGCACCGCGGCTACGGACTGGATCAGGTCGTCGGCCAGCTCGCCTTCGGCACCGAGGGCATCTACGGCACGCCGACCTACGTGTCCTCCTCCTATATCTTCCTCTTCATCCTGTTCGGCGCCTTCCTCGAGCAGGCCGGCATGATCGACCTGTTCACCGATTTCGCGCTGGGCACCGTCGGCCACACCAAGGGTGGGCCGGCCAAGGTGGCGGTGGTGTCGTCCGGGCTGATGGGCACGATCAACGGCTCGGGGGTGGCCAACGTCGTCACCACCGGCCAGTTCACGATTCCGCTGATGAAGAAGTTCGGCTACAAGCCGGCCTTCGCCGGCGCGGTGGAGGCGACGAGCTCGATGGGCGGCCAGATCATGCCGCCGGTGATGGGCGCGGTGGCCTTCATCATGGCCGAGACGATCAACGTGCCCTACGTCGAGATCGCCAAGGCGGCGGCGATTCCGGCGCTGCTCTACTTCTTCACCGTGTTCTGGATGGTGCACCTGGAAGCCGGCCGCGCCGGGCTGAAGGGCCTGCCGAAGGCCGAGTGCCCCGACCCCTGGACGGCGATCCGCCTGCGCTGGTACCTGCTGCTGCCGCTGGCCGGGCTGGTGTATCTGCTCTTCGCCGGCTTCACGCCGATGTTCTCGGGCATGGTCGGGCTCGCGCTGACGGTGGTGCTGCTGTTCGGCAGCGCCTTCGCCCGCCGCCTCAACGGCACCTCGCTGCGGCTGCTGTTCTGGATTGCGCTCGGGCTGGCGTGCTCGGCCTTCGCCCAGATCGGCATCATTGCCGTCGTCGCCGTGGTGGCGGTGCTGGCGGTGCTGCTGGCGCCGCGCCAGGATGGCCGGGCGACGCTGCGCGTGGCGGTCACCGCGCTCGTCGACGGCGCGCTGCACGCGCTGCCGGTGGGCGTGGCCTGCGCCCTGGTGGGGGTGATCATCGGTTCGCTGACGCTGACCGGCGGCGCCACCGCGTTTGCCGGCTACATCATCCAGATCGGCGGCGAGAGCCTGTTCCTGTCGCTGGTGCTGACGATGCTGACCTGCCTGGTGCTGGGCATGGGCATCCCGACCATCCCGAACTACATCATCACCAGCTCGATCGCGGCGCCGGCGCTACTCGAGCTCGGCGTGCCGCTGATCGTGTCGCACATGTTCGTCTTCTACTTCGGCATCATGGCCGACCTGACCCCGCCGGTGGCCCTGGCGGCCTTCGCCGCGGCGCCGATCGCCAAGGAATCGGGGCTCAAGATCGGCCTGCGCGCGGTGCAGATCGCCATCGCCGGCTTCGTCGTGCCCTACATGGCGGTGTATGCACCGGAGCTGATGCTGCAGGGCGACAAAGGGCTCGACGCCACCTTCTACGTGGTGTTCAAGGCGCTGCTTGCGGTCAGCCTGTGGGGCATCGCGGTGGTCGGCCACCTGCGCTCGCCACTGAACCTGCTCGAACGCGTGCTCGCCTTCGCCGCCGCCTCGCTGCTGGTGGTCGCGCTGCCGGTCACCGACGAGGCCGGCTTCGCCCTCGCCGCGCTCGTGCTCGGCTGGCACGTCTGGCGCTCGCGCAGCGCGCAGGCGCTGACGGTGTGA
- a CDS encoding DUF1850 domain-containing protein has product MIGICLATGVASAALAVNAFTLAWTHSIEKVRWEERWRVEAAALVLEAVRVRGFGAGMEPPAEAVLRDGVWEWQPGSRHAVLRLTRSGYTADYEWCGGEGEGRGEAGCVPLSAILPADGGVTELRPCTMASPPAPGPAPAIP; this is encoded by the coding sequence GTGATCGGCATCTGCCTCGCCACCGGCGTCGCCAGCGCGGCGCTGGCGGTCAATGCCTTCACGCTGGCGTGGACGCACTCGATCGAGAAAGTGCGCTGGGAGGAGCGCTGGCGGGTGGAGGCGGCGGCGCTGGTGCTGGAGGCCGTGCGCGTGCGCGGCTTTGGTGCCGGCATGGAGCCGCCGGCCGAGGCGGTGCTGCGCGACGGCGTGTGGGAATGGCAGCCCGGCAGCCGCCACGCCGTGCTGCGCCTGACGCGCTCGGGCTACACCGCCGACTACGAGTGGTGCGGGGGAGAAGGCGAAGGCAGGGGCGAGGCTGGTTGCGTGCCGCTGTCGGCGATCCTTCCCGCCGACGGTGGCGTGACCGAGCTGCGGCCGTGCACAATGGCCTCTCCGCCGGCGCCTGGGCCGGCTCCCGCCATCCCCTGA